A stretch of Streptomyces vietnamensis DNA encodes these proteins:
- a CDS encoding putative baseplate assembly protein, with protein sequence MALPSPNLDDRRFQQLVDEAKRYVQQRAPEWTDHNVSDPGVTLIETFAYLVDQLLYRLNRVPDKNYTAFLDLLGIRLFPPTAAGADVDFWLSAPQPDTVALPPGTEVTTAGAESDEAVVFTTTDELRILPSELTRLLTAPRTGEQSDRTGMLADGLDIPCFQTTPEPGDALLFGLPTAVPRCIVTVRLDSRVEGIGVDPRQPPLVWEAWDGGGWQRCETGDDTTGGLNRPGEITVYVPAGHTTSVIGGTRAGWLRCRVTEAEPGQPFYSESPTVREAAVFTVGGTMSVEHAETVTDVPLGTSEGIAGQTFRLGRPPILLDAEPPTVEVSSGEGWQRWEVVEHFGRSGPDDRHVRVDATTGEFGFPPALREPDGTLRQCGAVPPKGAQIRVARYRTGGGPAGNVARGAISVLLSSVPYIAQVTNREAARGGVAGETVENARRRAPQALRMQDRAVTAEDYEIISHQVAPSARRVRCLPAADAPGAVRVLVVPDAVADEGDDRLRLEQLIPSDQVLSAITASLDERRLIGTRLVVEPPVYQGITVVARLSAAPSDTDKVREAALDALFRHLNPLVGGPDGTGWPFGRPVQYGEIFGVLQSATGNALVEEIRLFPADPVTGRRGAPTDRIDVGPGALVFSYQHQVVVTGAGAEGRG encoded by the coding sequence ATGGCGCTGCCCTCCCCGAACCTGGACGACCGGCGGTTCCAGCAACTCGTCGACGAGGCGAAGCGATACGTGCAGCAGCGCGCCCCGGAGTGGACCGACCACAACGTCTCCGACCCGGGCGTCACCCTGATCGAGACGTTCGCCTACCTGGTGGACCAGTTGCTGTACCGGCTGAACAGGGTCCCGGACAAGAACTACACCGCGTTCCTGGACCTGTTGGGCATCCGTCTGTTCCCGCCGACCGCAGCCGGCGCCGACGTCGACTTCTGGCTCTCGGCGCCGCAGCCCGACACCGTCGCGCTGCCGCCGGGCACCGAGGTGACCACCGCGGGCGCCGAGAGCGACGAAGCGGTGGTGTTCACCACCACGGACGAACTGCGCATCCTGCCCAGCGAGTTGACCCGCCTGCTCACCGCTCCCCGGACCGGTGAGCAGAGCGACCGGACCGGCATGCTCGCCGACGGCCTCGACATCCCCTGCTTCCAGACGACGCCGGAACCCGGCGACGCGCTGCTGTTCGGACTGCCGACGGCGGTGCCGCGCTGCATCGTCACCGTACGCCTGGACAGCCGTGTGGAGGGCATCGGTGTGGACCCGCGCCAGCCTCCGCTGGTGTGGGAGGCGTGGGACGGCGGCGGCTGGCAGCGGTGCGAGACCGGCGACGACACCACCGGCGGCCTCAACCGGCCCGGCGAGATCACCGTGTACGTGCCGGCCGGGCACACGACGTCGGTGATCGGCGGCACCCGGGCCGGCTGGCTGCGCTGCCGGGTCACCGAGGCGGAGCCGGGCCAGCCGTTCTACTCGGAGTCCCCGACGGTGCGCGAGGCGGCGGTGTTCACCGTCGGCGGCACCATGTCCGTCGAGCACGCCGAGACGGTGACCGACGTACCGCTCGGCACCTCGGAGGGGATCGCCGGGCAGACCTTCCGGCTCGGCCGCCCGCCGATCCTGCTCGACGCCGAACCCCCCACGGTGGAGGTGTCCTCCGGCGAGGGGTGGCAGCGCTGGGAGGTGGTCGAGCACTTCGGCCGCTCCGGACCCGACGACCGGCACGTCCGCGTCGACGCCACCACCGGCGAGTTCGGTTTCCCCCCGGCGCTGCGCGAACCGGACGGCACGCTGCGGCAGTGCGGTGCCGTGCCGCCCAAGGGCGCCCAGATCCGGGTCGCCCGCTACCGCACCGGCGGCGGCCCCGCGGGAAACGTCGCCCGCGGTGCGATCTCCGTACTGCTCAGCTCCGTTCCGTACATCGCCCAGGTCACCAACCGGGAGGCGGCGCGCGGCGGGGTCGCCGGGGAGACCGTCGAGAACGCCCGGCGGCGCGCGCCCCAGGCGCTGCGGATGCAGGACCGCGCGGTGACCGCCGAGGACTACGAGATCATCAGCCACCAGGTCGCGCCCTCGGCGCGCCGGGTCCGCTGTCTGCCGGCCGCGGACGCGCCGGGTGCGGTACGGGTCCTGGTGGTGCCGGACGCGGTGGCCGACGAGGGCGACGACCGGCTGCGCCTCGAGCAGCTGATCCCGTCCGACCAGGTGCTCTCGGCGATCACCGCGAGCCTCGACGAACGGCGCCTGATCGGCACGCGTCTCGTGGTGGAGCCACCGGTCTACCAGGGCATCACCGTGGTGGCCCGCCTCTCGGCGGCCCCCAGCGACACCGACAAGGTCCGCGAGGCGGCGCTGGACGCCCTGTTCCGCCACCTCAACCCGCTGGTCGGCGGCCCGGACGGCACCGGGTGGCCATTCGGGCGACCGGTCCAGTACGGCGAGATCTTCGGTGTCCTGCAAAGCGCCACCGGCAACGCGCTGGTCGAGGAGATCCGCCTGTTCCCGGCCGACCCCGTCACCGGCCGCCGCGGCGCCCCGACGGACCGCATCGACGTGGGTCCGGGCGCCCTGGTCTTCTCGTACCAGCACCAGGTGGTCGTGACGGGGGCCGGGGCGGAGGGGCGGGGATGA
- a CDS encoding GPW/gp25 family protein — MSERFIGRGWAFPLRVGPTGGIALVEREREIEEAIRLVLGTAPGERPMRPEFGCGIHDYVFAPGDGATAGRIAQQVREALERWEPRISVDDVVVAFDAVEDGTLYIDVHYTLRSTNDRRNLVFPFYTIPSEEGAEEAGAD, encoded by the coding sequence ATGAGCGAGCGGTTCATCGGCCGTGGCTGGGCGTTCCCGCTGCGCGTCGGGCCGACCGGCGGGATCGCCCTGGTCGAACGGGAGCGGGAGATCGAGGAGGCGATCCGCCTGGTGCTCGGCACCGCGCCCGGCGAACGCCCCATGCGCCCCGAGTTCGGCTGCGGCATCCACGACTACGTCTTCGCCCCCGGCGACGGCGCCACCGCCGGCCGCATCGCGCAGCAGGTGCGCGAGGCACTGGAGCGGTGGGAGCCGCGGATTTCGGTCGACGACGTGGTCGTCGCCTTCGACGCGGTCGAGGACGGCACCCTGTACATCGACGTGCACTACACCCTGCGTTCCACCAACGACCGGCGCAACCTGGTCTTTCCCTTCTACACGATCCCCTCCGAGGAGGGGGCCGAGGAAGCAGGCGCGGACTGA
- a CDS encoding PAAR domain-containing protein: MPAAARTGDPTNHGGVIATPPPAAARAVATVLIGGRPAAVVGSLHTCAMPPHLALGPANVIMPNPAGLASGQVLIGGLPAARARDRTACGAMIVTGAPDVLIGGV; this comes from the coding sequence ATGCCCGCCGCAGCCCGTACCGGCGACCCCACCAACCACGGCGGGGTGATCGCCACCCCGCCGCCCGCCGCCGCCAGGGCGGTGGCGACCGTCCTGATCGGTGGCCGGCCCGCCGCCGTCGTGGGCAGCCTGCACACGTGTGCGATGCCGCCGCACCTTGCCCTGGGACCGGCCAACGTGATCATGCCCAACCCGGCCGGGCTCGCCTCGGGACAGGTCCTCATCGGCGGGCTGCCGGCCGCGCGGGCCCGCGACCGGACGGCGTGCGGCGCGATGATCGTCACCGGCGCCCCCGACGTTCTGATCGGAGGCGTGTGA
- a CDS encoding VgrG-related protein — MSGGAGDGRSFAADPIVETPGELPPVWAAQLVSCVVDENVGLPDAAVLTFRDPDHEFLKKTGITIGTPLRVSVVTVTGQARERLFDGEVTALEVDRDRTGSFTVVRAFSKAHRLQRGRKVAAYRNMTAAAIVRKVAAGAGLTCGTVQAAPVTYKQLSQANVSDWDFLQFLAAESGAQVRVDDKGLLQFTKPQKASGAPAPSTSAARNPMVLEYGRNLLALRASLSAADGAQQVEVRGWDVTTKRPLVARQPSVDSDTVVPGLSPVLAARFGKSSKLTVTDTPYRTQAETKAVADAVAGQVSAGFGELEALAEGNPMLRAGRPIALGNVGQAFSGKYTATAVQHVLEPHGGYRTTVWVSASPDRSLTGLVTGANAPSRGPRMPGLAIGVVTDVREPAGSERGAVKLKFPWLDDTYVTDWVRTVQWGGKGGGGVVSPEVNDEVLVGFEQGLLDSPYVIGGLYNGVDKPSPHDVPLIDKTTGKVNRRSIVSRSGHRVELLDARAPGRSGVRMMSADERLEVFLDNRRDRIEMTVYAGKGRQVLSSVVLDERGITLDAGRGNVNVSGANVDINGRVGVKIGGRTVDVTGATGVTVDGGLLGVLKAKLIRIN, encoded by the coding sequence GTGAGTGGCGGGGCAGGGGACGGCCGGTCCTTCGCGGCGGACCCCATCGTGGAGACGCCCGGCGAGCTGCCGCCCGTCTGGGCCGCCCAGCTGGTGAGTTGCGTGGTCGACGAGAACGTGGGCCTGCCGGACGCGGCGGTTCTCACGTTCCGCGATCCCGATCACGAGTTCCTGAAGAAGACCGGCATCACCATCGGCACCCCGCTCAGGGTCTCCGTGGTCACCGTGACCGGGCAGGCGCGCGAGCGGCTGTTCGACGGTGAGGTGACGGCCCTGGAGGTGGACCGGGACCGCACCGGCTCGTTCACGGTGGTGCGTGCCTTCTCCAAGGCACACCGCCTCCAGCGCGGCCGGAAGGTGGCGGCGTACCGGAACATGACGGCGGCGGCCATCGTCCGCAAGGTGGCCGCCGGGGCGGGCCTGACCTGCGGCACCGTGCAGGCCGCGCCGGTCACCTACAAGCAGCTGTCCCAGGCGAACGTCTCCGACTGGGACTTCCTTCAGTTCCTGGCCGCCGAGAGCGGCGCGCAGGTGCGTGTCGACGACAAGGGGCTGCTCCAGTTCACCAAGCCCCAGAAGGCGTCCGGGGCGCCCGCGCCGTCCACGTCGGCTGCTCGGAACCCGATGGTGCTGGAGTACGGGCGCAATCTGCTGGCGCTGCGGGCCTCCTTGTCGGCGGCGGACGGCGCGCAGCAGGTGGAGGTGCGCGGCTGGGACGTCACCACCAAGCGGCCCCTGGTGGCCCGGCAGCCGTCGGTCGACAGCGACACGGTGGTGCCGGGGCTGAGCCCGGTGCTCGCCGCCCGATTCGGCAAGTCGTCGAAGCTGACCGTCACCGACACCCCGTACCGCACCCAGGCCGAGACGAAGGCGGTCGCGGACGCGGTGGCCGGCCAAGTCAGTGCGGGCTTCGGAGAGTTGGAGGCGCTGGCCGAGGGCAACCCCATGCTGCGGGCGGGCAGGCCCATCGCGCTCGGCAACGTCGGGCAGGCCTTCTCCGGCAAGTACACGGCGACGGCGGTGCAGCATGTCCTCGAACCGCACGGCGGATACCGTACGACGGTGTGGGTGAGCGCCAGCCCGGACCGCTCTCTGACCGGCCTGGTCACCGGCGCCAACGCGCCCTCCCGGGGGCCGCGCATGCCGGGCCTGGCGATCGGCGTCGTGACGGACGTGCGCGAGCCGGCCGGCTCCGAGCGCGGCGCCGTGAAGCTCAAGTTTCCCTGGCTGGACGACACGTACGTCACCGACTGGGTGCGCACCGTGCAGTGGGGCGGCAAGGGCGGCGGCGGGGTGGTGAGCCCCGAGGTCAACGACGAGGTGCTGGTCGGCTTCGAACAGGGCCTGCTGGACAGCCCGTACGTCATCGGAGGGCTCTACAACGGCGTGGACAAGCCCTCGCCGCACGACGTCCCGCTGATCGACAAGACGACCGGAAAGGTCAACCGCCGTTCCATCGTGTCGCGTTCGGGGCATCGGGTGGAGCTGCTGGACGCGCGGGCACCGGGGCGCTCCGGGGTGCGGATGATGTCCGCCGACGAGCGCCTCGAAGTCTTCCTCGACAACCGGCGGGACCGGATCGAGATGACGGTGTACGCGGGCAAGGGCCGGCAGGTGCTCAGCTCCGTCGTGCTCGACGAGCGGGGCATCACCCTGGACGCGGGGCGGGGGAACGTGAACGTGTCGGGCGCCAACGTGGACATCAACGGCAGGGTCGGGGTGAAGATCGGCGGCCGCACGGTGGATGTCACCGGCGCCACGGGCGTCACCGTCGACGGCGGCCTGCTCGGCGTCCTCAAGGCCAAGCTCATCCGCATCAACTGA
- a CDS encoding LysM peptidoglycan-binding domain-containing protein codes for MSPASRSSRARAQLTLKEPPASVGAKPGGTLARLNLQFNPSTLELRKTTEWRRSPSRMAEESALPEFVGSGPRELSLEVFLDATATHDNSVEQAVEKLMKACVPTKASLGRKKPASPWVRFEWGSARTTSFDGVLSSLSVTYTLFDVDGKPLRATCRLSIEEASVGPAGQNPTSGSRTGRSTHIVVAGDSLALLAWREYGDATAWRVIAEANDIDDPMALVPGSELVLPAMSDAGAEEEQ; via the coding sequence ATGTCCCCAGCGTCCCGCTCCAGTCGGGCCAGGGCCCAGCTGACGTTGAAGGAGCCCCCGGCCTCCGTCGGCGCCAAGCCCGGCGGGACGCTCGCGCGGCTGAACCTCCAGTTCAACCCGTCCACCTTGGAGTTGCGCAAGACCACCGAGTGGCGGCGTTCTCCGTCGCGGATGGCGGAGGAGTCGGCGCTGCCCGAGTTCGTCGGCAGTGGCCCGCGCGAGCTGAGTCTCGAGGTGTTCCTGGACGCCACCGCCACCCACGACAACTCCGTGGAGCAGGCGGTGGAGAAGCTGATGAAGGCGTGTGTGCCGACGAAGGCGAGCCTGGGGCGCAAGAAGCCTGCGAGCCCGTGGGTGCGGTTCGAGTGGGGCAGCGCGCGGACGACGTCGTTCGACGGGGTGCTGTCCAGCCTGTCGGTGACGTACACGCTGTTCGACGTGGACGGCAAGCCGCTGCGGGCGACCTGCCGGCTGTCGATCGAGGAGGCGAGCGTCGGTCCGGCGGGGCAGAACCCGACGTCCGGCTCGCGCACCGGGCGCAGTACGCACATCGTCGTGGCGGGCGACAGCCTGGCGCTGCTGGCGTGGCGGGAGTACGGCGACGCGACGGCCTGGCGGGTCATCGCGGAGGCCAATGACATCGACGACCCGATGGCGCTCGTGCCCGGCAGCGAACTGGTGCTGCCGGCGATGAGCGACGCGGGCGCCGAGGAGGAGCAGTGA
- a CDS encoding phage tail protein, whose protein sequence is MTDNIFASSVFFRLAIGGNDLGAFHTCSGMGAEVEIESYAEGGNNGFTHNLPGRVTWSNITLTRPVTADTAKIARWLDETLKRVEPKDGEIVALRPDLSRIISWQVFGIVPVRWQGPSFDPSSSQAAVETLEIAHEGLRPS, encoded by the coding sequence ATGACGGACAACATCTTCGCGAGCAGCGTGTTCTTCCGGCTCGCGATCGGCGGCAATGATCTGGGCGCCTTCCACACCTGCTCCGGCATGGGTGCCGAGGTGGAGATCGAGAGCTACGCCGAGGGTGGCAACAACGGCTTCACCCATAACCTGCCAGGCCGGGTGACCTGGTCGAACATCACGCTCACCCGGCCGGTCACCGCCGACACCGCGAAGATCGCCCGCTGGCTCGACGAGACGCTGAAGCGGGTGGAGCCCAAGGACGGCGAGATCGTGGCGCTGCGGCCGGATCTGTCGCGGATCATCAGCTGGCAGGTGTTCGGGATCGTCCCGGTGCGCTGGCAGGGCCCGTCCTTCGACCCCAGCAGCTCGCAGGCGGCGGTGGAGACCCTGGAGATCGCCCACGAGGGACTTCGCCCATCCTGA
- a CDS encoding DUF6760 family protein has product MTYALPRLREEIAYIAYHFHWEREEILDLTHGERQQWVAEIARINTRMNESS; this is encoded by the coding sequence GTGACGTACGCCCTTCCCCGGCTCCGGGAGGAGATCGCGTACATCGCCTACCACTTCCACTGGGAGCGCGAGGAGATCCTCGATCTCACGCATGGTGAACGCCAGCAGTGGGTGGCCGAGATCGCCCGTATCAACACCCGTATGAACGAAAGTAGTTGA
- a CDS encoding zinc-ribbon domain-containing protein has product MRRRTVTAGNLEDLLQVTAPAQAPEQTAAPAPPRREDDNGGLRTEFEFELPRGYVDEAGTVHRYGSMRLATARDELRPQIDLRVKENPAYLSVVLLSQVITRLGTITDVHAGIVERMYATDVAFLQDFYRRVNSEGHTRAAVTCPHCEGGFEVDLSGGRLGES; this is encoded by the coding sequence ATGAGACGCCGTACGGTGACAGCGGGCAACCTGGAGGACCTCCTCCAGGTCACGGCGCCCGCCCAGGCGCCGGAGCAGACGGCGGCCCCCGCCCCGCCGCGCCGTGAGGACGACAACGGCGGGCTGCGCACGGAGTTCGAGTTCGAGCTGCCGCGCGGGTACGTCGACGAGGCGGGCACCGTGCACCGGTACGGTTCGATGCGGCTGGCCACGGCCCGCGACGAACTGCGGCCCCAGATCGACCTGCGGGTCAAGGAGAACCCGGCGTATCTGAGCGTGGTGCTGCTGAGCCAGGTGATCACCCGGCTCGGCACGATCACGGATGTGCACGCCGGGATCGTCGAGCGGATGTACGCCACAGACGTGGCGTTCCTCCAGGACTTCTACCGCCGCGTCAACAGCGAGGGCCACACCCGCGCGGCGGTCACCTGTCCGCACTGCGAGGGCGGCTTCGAGGTCGACCTCTCGGGTGGGCGCCTGGGGGAATCGTGA
- a CDS encoding phage tail protein, producing MATGDALSTHVFGVQLGGYLVESIQEISGFTVEEDVVEVKQVTAEGKQIIRKQPGARQAGEITITRGLDQSSEFTQWIKETLNNGAVNTARQNLTIEIKDTEGNTVRRIQLMQGWASKWEGPSLKAGESSPATESVTITFEEIVVE from the coding sequence ATGGCAACGGGCGATGCTCTTTCCACTCACGTCTTCGGCGTGCAGCTCGGCGGATACCTGGTGGAGTCCATCCAGGAGATCAGCGGGTTCACCGTCGAAGAGGATGTCGTCGAGGTCAAGCAGGTCACCGCGGAGGGCAAGCAGATCATCCGCAAGCAGCCGGGTGCCCGGCAGGCCGGTGAGATCACGATCACGCGGGGACTCGACCAGAGCAGCGAGTTCACCCAGTGGATCAAGGAGACCCTGAACAACGGCGCCGTCAACACCGCGCGGCAGAACCTCACCATCGAGATCAAGGACACCGAGGGCAACACCGTCCGCCGCATCCAGCTGATGCAGGGCTGGGCCTCCAAGTGGGAGGGCCCCTCCCTGAAGGCGGGCGAGTCGTCCCCGGCCACCGAGTCGGTCACGATCACGTTCGAGGAGATCGTCGTCGAATGA
- a CDS encoding phage tail sheath family protein — protein MPTYLTPGVYVEEVQSGARPIEGVGTAVAAFVGFAEKGPFHAPTLVTSWDQYSQVFGGFTEGTYLAHALYGYFSNGGGAAYVVRIGGAAEAASGPSANGGRQPKAAAPVELGGFLIAARPGVTGVSVEVAEVDGENPPEDRFKLLVRRGDEVVETYDASPRKNVKGYLVTQARASKLIEVAEQRGATQAKPAAQTLAIPDAAGAPASDGSAEPARIDPAEYVGDAAARTGFGGLETIDEITMVAVPDLMGAYQRGDIDAEGVRTVQLAVISHCEQMGDRVAVLDAPPGLNAQQVRTWRNDEAGYDSRYATLYYPWVRVFDPVLGRNTTVPPSGHVAGVWARSDAERGVHKAPANEVIRGAVDLELRLSKGEQDLLNPIGVNCIRAFPGRGIRIWGARTLSSDPAWRYLNVRRLFNYLEESILLGTQWVVFEPNDDRLWSSIRRNVTAFLTEEWRRGALFGRTADEAFYVKCDRDNNPQESIDQGRVVCEIGVSPVKPAEFVVFRLAQFSDTTSLIDE, from the coding sequence ATGCCGACGTACCTCACCCCGGGCGTATACGTGGAGGAGGTGCAGTCCGGTGCCCGACCGATCGAAGGGGTCGGCACGGCCGTCGCCGCGTTCGTCGGCTTCGCTGAGAAGGGCCCGTTCCACGCGCCGACGCTGGTCACCAGCTGGGACCAGTATTCCCAGGTGTTCGGCGGCTTCACCGAGGGCACCTACCTCGCCCACGCGCTCTACGGGTACTTCTCCAACGGCGGCGGCGCCGCGTACGTGGTGCGCATCGGCGGGGCGGCCGAGGCCGCCTCGGGCCCGTCGGCCAATGGCGGCCGGCAGCCGAAGGCGGCTGCGCCGGTCGAACTCGGCGGCTTCCTGATCGCGGCCAGGCCGGGCGTGACCGGGGTGTCGGTGGAGGTCGCCGAGGTGGACGGCGAGAACCCGCCGGAGGACCGCTTCAAGCTCCTGGTCCGGCGCGGCGACGAGGTGGTGGAGACGTACGACGCCTCCCCCCGCAAGAACGTCAAGGGCTACCTGGTCACCCAGGCCCGCGCCTCCAAGCTGATCGAGGTCGCCGAGCAGCGCGGCGCCACCCAGGCCAAGCCCGCCGCCCAGACCCTCGCGATCCCCGACGCCGCCGGCGCGCCCGCCTCCGACGGCTCCGCTGAGCCGGCACGCATCGACCCCGCCGAGTACGTCGGCGACGCGGCGGCCCGTACCGGGTTCGGCGGTCTGGAGACCATCGACGAGATCACCATGGTCGCGGTGCCCGATCTGATGGGCGCCTACCAGCGCGGCGACATCGATGCCGAGGGCGTGCGCACCGTGCAGCTCGCCGTCATCTCGCACTGCGAGCAGATGGGCGACCGCGTGGCCGTCCTTGACGCCCCGCCCGGGCTCAACGCCCAGCAGGTGCGCACCTGGCGCAACGACGAGGCGGGCTACGACTCCCGGTACGCCACCCTCTACTACCCGTGGGTGCGGGTCTTCGACCCGGTCCTCGGACGCAACACCACCGTCCCGCCGAGCGGTCACGTCGCCGGTGTGTGGGCGCGCAGCGACGCCGAGCGCGGTGTGCACAAGGCGCCGGCGAACGAGGTGATCCGCGGCGCGGTCGACCTCGAACTCCGACTCAGCAAGGGCGAGCAGGACCTGCTCAACCCGATCGGCGTGAACTGCATCCGGGCCTTCCCCGGCCGCGGCATCCGGATCTGGGGCGCCCGCACGCTCTCCTCCGACCCGGCCTGGCGCTACCTGAACGTACGCCGCCTGTTCAACTACCTCGAGGAGTCCATCCTCCTGGGCACCCAGTGGGTCGTGTTCGAGCCCAACGACGACCGGCTGTGGTCCAGCATCCGTCGCAACGTCACCGCGTTCCTCACCGAGGAATGGCGCCGGGGCGCGCTGTTCGGTCGTACCGCCGACGAGGCGTTCTACGTCAAGTGCGACCGCGACAACAATCCGCAGGAGTCCATCGACCAGGGCCGGGTCGTCTGCGAGATCGGCGTCTCGCCGGTCAAGCCCGCCGAGTTCGTGGTCTTCCGGCTGGCCCAGTTCTCCGACACCACCAGCCTCATCGACGAGTGA
- a CDS encoding DUF4157 domain-containing protein — protein sequence MQTSKPRTGRSEDQEPARGQAGARRETSGNGAAVPPPLTAAALQAAQGTAGNAAATGMIARRARTTEAPEQPGTEVHDVLRSAGRPLAGPVRQEMESRFDTDFSDVRLHTGASAARSARSVGARAYTSGSHVVIGEGGGDKHTLAHELTHVVQQRQGPVAGTDHGNGLRVSDPSDRFEREAEANAHRIMAGPAPVQRAEARTPEHSGPVSSGAAVIQRKGHEALSDKLPAVGSDGNPLKSFLKSWGTPPQESPELAGIREGIKAYDADPKRDPMHCAMVLVTLLVAVGSAEENLTKESGTAARHFLTEARAALKAENNLVTEQIGRDNDFPAEARAPFEAMTARGLLWNEETWADSAVAFAMNGPSYFRELSEMNRAAMANEINTRGRKDWVSGVEQNLTAALRQSVLCHYTKDEARADLLSRANQIKSKTELLKDDPDAANNSEGYDAHVLANEGFVFFFLEAPGSEFRDTRFGKVRFEIPLADSPLESQGWLMLSDFAQREYPVIKADPAEPTDFKSELPTRTDKMPERFSRPVRNFDRGMNKTDLDMMELVMQAKAQETDPERANLLPVVKGEVAADEFSTMTYGAGHRKEKEYKERIRSNTLKGRDIIPGLVDRAVLEIMRMEDANPALANRLKSMSGADLMKFLLKDLLRPQAMLPNSVDLSKATRRSKP from the coding sequence GTGCAGACTTCCAAGCCGCGCACCGGCCGGAGCGAGGACCAGGAACCTGCGCGCGGCCAGGCCGGCGCCCGACGGGAGACGTCCGGGAACGGCGCCGCCGTACCGCCCCCGCTCACGGCCGCCGCGCTCCAGGCCGCCCAGGGCACGGCGGGCAACGCCGCGGCGACCGGCATGATCGCCCGCCGCGCGCGCACCACGGAAGCCCCGGAGCAGCCCGGCACCGAGGTGCACGACGTCCTGCGCTCGGCCGGCAGACCCCTCGCCGGGCCGGTCCGCCAGGAGATGGAGTCCCGGTTCGACACCGACTTCTCCGACGTACGGCTGCACACCGGCGCCTCGGCGGCCCGCTCGGCCCGTTCCGTCGGCGCGCGGGCCTACACCTCCGGCAGCCATGTCGTCATCGGCGAAGGCGGCGGCGACAAGCACACCCTCGCGCATGAACTCACCCACGTCGTCCAGCAGCGGCAGGGACCGGTCGCGGGCACCGACCACGGCAACGGCCTGCGCGTGTCCGACCCTTCGGACCGGTTCGAACGGGAGGCCGAGGCGAACGCGCACCGGATCATGGCGGGGCCCGCACCCGTGCAGCGGGCGGAAGCGCGCACCCCGGAGCACTCCGGGCCGGTGTCCTCCGGGGCGGCGGTGATCCAGCGCAAGGGCCATGAGGCGCTCTCGGACAAGCTGCCGGCGGTCGGGTCCGACGGCAACCCCCTGAAGTCCTTCCTCAAGTCCTGGGGGACGCCCCCGCAGGAGTCTCCCGAGCTGGCGGGGATCCGCGAGGGCATCAAGGCGTACGACGCGGATCCCAAGCGTGACCCGATGCACTGTGCGATGGTGCTGGTGACACTGCTGGTGGCGGTCGGCAGCGCCGAGGAGAATCTCACCAAGGAGTCCGGGACCGCCGCCCGGCACTTCCTGACCGAGGCCCGCGCGGCTCTCAAGGCCGAGAACAACCTGGTGACCGAACAGATCGGCAGGGACAACGACTTCCCCGCCGAAGCACGCGCCCCCTTCGAGGCGATGACCGCACGCGGCCTGCTCTGGAACGAGGAGACCTGGGCCGACAGCGCCGTGGCGTTCGCCATGAACGGGCCGAGCTATTTCCGCGAACTCTCCGAGATGAACCGGGCCGCCATGGCCAACGAGATCAACACCCGCGGGCGCAAGGACTGGGTGAGCGGCGTCGAACAGAACCTGACGGCCGCGCTGCGGCAGAGCGTGCTGTGCCACTACACCAAGGACGAGGCCCGGGCCGACCTGCTGTCGCGGGCGAACCAGATCAAGTCGAAGACGGAGCTGCTGAAGGACGACCCCGACGCGGCCAACAACTCCGAGGGCTACGACGCACACGTCCTGGCGAACGAGGGCTTCGTCTTCTTCTTCCTGGAGGCACCGGGCAGCGAGTTCCGCGACACCCGGTTCGGAAAGGTCCGGTTCGAGATCCCGCTCGCGGACTCGCCCCTGGAGTCCCAGGGCTGGCTCATGCTCAGCGACTTCGCCCAGCGCGAGTATCCGGTGATCAAGGCCGACCCCGCCGAACCCACGGACTTCAAGAGTGAACTGCCCACCCGCACGGACAAGATGCCCGAGCGGTTCTCCCGGCCCGTGCGGAATTTCGACCGCGGGATGAACAAGACGGACCTCGACATGATGGAGCTCGTCATGCAGGCCAAGGCGCAGGAGACGGACCCGGAGCGGGCCAACCTGCTCCCCGTCGTCAAGGGCGAGGTCGCGGCGGACGAGTTCAGCACGATGACCTACGGCGCCGGCCACCGGAAGGAGAAGGAGTACAAGGAGCGGATCCGCTCCAACACCCTGAAGGGCAGGGACATCATTCCCGGCCTGGTGGACCGCGCGGTGCTGGAGATCATGCGGATGGAGGACGCCAATCCCGCGTTGGCGAACCGGCTGAAGAGCATGTCCGGCGCGGATCTGATGAAGTTCCTCCTCAAGGACCTCCTGCGTCCGCAGGCGATGCTGCCCAACAGCGTGGATCTCAGCAAGGCCACGAGGAGGTCCAAGCCCTGA